The following proteins are encoded in a genomic region of Desulfosporosinus youngiae DSM 17734:
- the modA gene encoding molybdate ABC transporter substrate-binding protein, whose protein sequence is MKKVSWMLVFSFLLILTTIGCSSGNNAPSANTPKAEPTEIMVSAAASLKDSLTEIQKEYAAKVPEVKLTFVFGASGTLQQQIEQGAPADLFISAGKAQMDALEQKDLLVKESRLDLVGNELVLVAGKDNSKVTSFEDLTKANVQKIGIGTPESVPAGKYAQEALTSLKLWDTLQPKFVMAKDVTQVLNYVETGNVEAGLVYRSDALGSSKVKVVTAAPESSHKPITYPAAVISATKNKQLAEDFLKYLQGSEAQQLFVNYGFKTLAK, encoded by the coding sequence ATGAAAAAGGTTTCATGGATGTTAGTGTTTAGTTTTCTTTTAATTTTAACTACGATTGGCTGCAGTTCGGGAAATAATGCCCCATCGGCAAACACTCCCAAGGCTGAACCCACAGAGATCATGGTGTCTGCCGCAGCCAGCCTGAAGGATTCATTGACCGAAATCCAGAAAGAGTATGCCGCAAAGGTTCCCGAAGTTAAGCTTACCTTCGTCTTTGGAGCTTCAGGTACACTGCAGCAACAAATTGAACAAGGAGCCCCGGCAGACCTTTTTATTTCTGCAGGAAAAGCTCAGATGGATGCTTTGGAACAAAAGGATTTGTTGGTTAAAGAGAGTAGGCTCGACTTAGTAGGCAATGAATTAGTCTTGGTTGCAGGGAAGGATAACAGTAAGGTTACATCCTTTGAAGATCTGACTAAGGCAAATGTTCAAAAGATCGGTATTGGAACACCTGAGTCTGTACCCGCCGGAAAATATGCCCAGGAAGCCTTGACAAGTCTTAAACTTTGGGATACATTACAGCCTAAGTTTGTAATGGCTAAGGATGTGACCCAGGTTCTGAATTATGTGGAAACAGGTAATGTAGAGGCAGGACTCGTATACCGGTCCGATGCTTTAGGGTCATCGAAAGTCAAAGTCGTAACGGCAGCTCCGGAGAGCAGTCATAAGCCTATTACTTACCCGGCAGCGGTTATTTCGGCAACTAAAAATAAACAACTTGCCGAAGACTTTTTAAAATACTTACAGGGTTCGGAAGCTCAACAGTTATTTGTAAACTATGGATTTAAAACATTAGCTAAATAA
- the modB gene encoding molybdate ABC transporter permease subunit produces MEFSVIPIILSLKVAFAAVVIVAFSSIPIAAFMAKREFWGKDIVESIITLPLVLPPSVVGFMLLFVFGKNGPLGKLFEHWFNVRIVFTLAGAVIAAAVVAFPLMYQSVKVAIESVDQNLEKAARTLGAGELRVFFTITLPLALNGIIAGLVLAFARSLGEFGATLMIAGNIPGKTQTMPIAIYFANEAGDTGEAGILVVIMTIFSFLVIYGLNRWGKGSRRDSRGGGA; encoded by the coding sequence ATGGAATTTAGCGTTATTCCCATTATTCTATCTTTGAAAGTTGCCTTTGCTGCCGTCGTTATTGTCGCATTCTCTTCTATACCAATAGCCGCCTTTATGGCTAAGCGCGAGTTTTGGGGCAAAGATATTGTAGAGTCAATCATTACTTTGCCCCTGGTGCTCCCTCCCTCAGTTGTTGGCTTTATGCTGTTGTTTGTTTTTGGGAAGAATGGCCCGTTAGGCAAGTTATTCGAACATTGGTTTAATGTCAGGATAGTCTTTACTTTGGCGGGGGCCGTAATAGCAGCCGCCGTTGTGGCTTTTCCCTTAATGTATCAATCCGTAAAGGTTGCTATTGAAAGTGTTGATCAAAACCTGGAGAAAGCGGCGCGTACTCTGGGGGCTGGAGAACTAAGGGTGTTTTTCACCATAACTCTTCCCTTAGCCTTGAATGGCATTATAGCGGGCTTAGTTTTAGCCTTTGCCCGGTCTCTGGGGGAGTTTGGAGCGACGCTGATGATTGCCGGGAATATTCCTGGTAAGACGCAAACTATGCCCATTGCTATTTATTTCGCTAATGAGGCCGGCGACACAGGGGAAGCAGGCATATTGGTTGTCATTATGACTATTTTTAGTTTTCTGGTCATTTATGGATTAAACCGATGGGGGAAAGGATCACGACGAGACTCCCGAGGAGGTGGAGCGTAA
- a CDS encoding ATP-binding cassette domain-containing protein — protein sequence MLKAHFKKKLPSFELEADITLKSGILALVGPSGAGKTTILQCIAGLQTPSWGEININDKIIFSSEHRADIPIRKRRIGYVFQDYALFPHMSVEKNVMYGKPQKGSIPNKVLAVSNVLEMLKIAHLRNRYPNQISGGEKQRVALARALMTEPELLLLDEPLSALDQDTRSTLQQELLKLQTQWQIPFILVTHDAREAEMLGSQIIKLDKGKQEEIKKL from the coding sequence ATGCTAAAGGCTCATTTTAAAAAGAAGCTGCCTTCCTTTGAGCTGGAAGCCGATATCACCTTAAAGAGCGGTATTCTCGCCCTGGTCGGTCCTTCCGGTGCCGGCAAGACGACGATCCTGCAATGTATAGCAGGCCTCCAGACTCCTTCATGGGGGGAAATTAATATCAATGATAAAATCATCTTCTCTTCTGAGCATAGGGCAGATATTCCTATCAGAAAGCGGCGCATAGGGTATGTTTTCCAAGACTATGCTCTCTTTCCCCACATGTCGGTGGAAAAGAATGTGATGTACGGTAAGCCTCAAAAAGGAAGTATTCCCAATAAGGTTCTTGCCGTTTCCAATGTTCTGGAGATGTTGAAAATTGCTCATCTCAGAAATCGCTATCCCAATCAGATTTCGGGAGGAGAAAAGCAACGGGTTGCTCTCGCTCGTGCCTTAATGACTGAGCCGGAACTTTTGCTGCTTGATGAACCTCTTTCCGCTCTGGATCAGGACACGCGGAGTACCCTCCAGCAGGAGTTGCTTAAGCTTCAAACCCAATGGCAGATTCCTTTTATTTTGGTCACTCATGATGCCCGGGAGGCGGAAATGCTTGGCAGTCAGATCATTAAGCTGGATAAGGGCAAACAAGAGGAAATTAAGAAACTTTAG
- the modB gene encoding molybdate ABC transporter permease subunit: MGMDFAPLLISLRAATISTIVTFFSGIAAACFVSGYRGKFKGLIDGVLTLPLVLPPTVVGFLLLVLFGKNGPLGRLLMAVGQTVIFSWPATVIAASVVAFPLMYRTVRSAFEQIDQNIINAARTLGVSEWKIFWKITIPLSWPGVAAGTVLAFARALGDFGATLMIGGNIPGKTLTIPAAIFFAAESGEMRRALIWVILIFIISLIVMTLMNYWTDYQRKMTAVTGRK, encoded by the coding sequence ATGGGAATGGACTTTGCCCCGCTGCTAATTTCCCTAAGAGCAGCCACCATTTCAACGATTGTGACTTTTTTCTCAGGAATTGCGGCTGCCTGCTTTGTTTCAGGCTACAGGGGGAAATTCAAAGGGCTGATTGACGGTGTACTTACTCTGCCTTTAGTTTTACCGCCTACAGTTGTCGGGTTCCTGCTCCTGGTACTGTTTGGCAAGAACGGCCCCTTGGGAAGACTCCTGATGGCAGTTGGGCAAACGGTTATATTTTCCTGGCCGGCAACGGTTATTGCAGCTTCAGTGGTTGCCTTTCCCTTAATGTATCGAACGGTTAGAAGCGCCTTTGAACAAATTGATCAAAATATTATTAATGCTGCACGTACACTGGGTGTCTCAGAGTGGAAAATCTTTTGGAAGATAACCATCCCGCTTTCCTGGCCGGGGGTGGCGGCCGGTACTGTCTTAGCTTTCGCCAGGGCTTTAGGGGATTTTGGGGCTACGCTTATGATTGGCGGCAACATACCCGGAAAAACACTGACCATTCCTGCGGCGATTTTCTTTGCAGCCGAAAGCGGAGAAATGAGAAGGGCTCTGATATGGGTGATACTTATTTTTATAATTTCCTTGATCGTTATGACGTTAATGAACTATTGGACGGATTACCAGCGCAAGATGACTGCTGTTACTGGCAGGAAGTAA
- a CDS encoding sulfate/molybdate ABC transporter ATP-binding protein, protein MKLWVDIQKKLPGFTLDVKFETDGEILGLLGASGSGKSMILRCIAGIDTPDTGRIILNDRTLFDSKRRIDLPCRKRKVGYLFQNYALFPNMTVEDNIGFGIEDRKRADRIAIIEEKVKMIKLEGLEKRYPNQLSGGQQQRVALARALAIEPEALLLDEPFSALDDYLRNHMVKQLTETLSGYQGVTLFVTHNMDEIYSICHRLVVLSSGKIEAKGGTEEVFSSPPSLVSAQLTGCRNFSPAIYKSPFELEATDWGINLKTKREIPKQIEFVGIHAHALELALTEKEDNVFEGRLNFISETPSRVTVYLVTEKEARRQENHQIQWEITKQMWSELKDKPQPWKLKMNPEKLIII, encoded by the coding sequence ATGAAATTATGGGTGGATATTCAAAAGAAACTTCCGGGTTTTACCTTAGATGTTAAGTTTGAGACAGATGGGGAGATTCTTGGACTTTTAGGGGCTTCCGGGTCAGGTAAAAGTATGATTTTGCGCTGTATCGCTGGCATCGATACGCCTGATACAGGAAGGATTATTCTCAACGACCGAACGTTGTTCGACTCCAAGCGAAGAATTGATCTCCCTTGCCGCAAGAGAAAAGTGGGTTATTTATTCCAGAATTATGCCCTTTTCCCTAATATGACGGTGGAAGATAATATTGGATTTGGCATTGAAGACAGAAAGCGCGCAGATAGAATAGCCATAATCGAGGAAAAAGTGAAGATGATCAAGCTGGAGGGTTTAGAAAAGAGGTATCCAAATCAACTTTCCGGGGGACAACAACAGCGGGTTGCTCTGGCCAGGGCTTTAGCTATTGAGCCGGAGGCGCTGCTCTTAGATGAACCATTTTCCGCACTTGACGACTATTTAAGAAACCACATGGTCAAACAATTGACCGAAACCTTATCAGGCTATCAAGGAGTTACCCTGTTCGTGACCCATAACATGGATGAAATCTATAGCATTTGCCATAGATTAGTCGTATTGTCTTCAGGGAAGATTGAAGCAAAAGGGGGGACAGAGGAGGTATTCAGCTCTCCGCCTTCACTCGTATCCGCACAATTAACAGGCTGCAGAAATTTCTCTCCGGCCATCTACAAATCGCCCTTTGAGTTGGAGGCAACGGATTGGGGGATAAACTTAAAAACCAAGAGAGAAATCCCGAAACAGATTGAGTTTGTAGGTATTCATGCTCATGCTCTTGAATTGGCGTTAACGGAAAAAGAGGACAATGTGTTTGAAGGCCGGCTTAATTTCATCAGTGAGACTCCTTCCCGGGTGACAGTCTATCTCGTTACGGAAAAGGAAGCCCGGAGACAGGAGAATCACCAAATTCAGTGGGAGATCACCAAACAAATGTGGTCTGAATTGAAGGATAAACCACAGCCCTGGAAGCTGAAGATGAATCCGGAAAAGCTGATAATTATCTGA
- the modA gene encoding molybdate ABC transporter substrate-binding protein: protein MRLSNLIRKTDKTRAALGRMAFSLVLLVLFISGCSSAVNETPKPEVSQADQAKPIELLVSTAPSLKGSLEEIKSLYSAKNAQVKLVYNYGPSGSLQTQIEQGAAADIFISQGKPQMDALEQKGLIKQDSRVNLLGDELVLIVNKNNTSINSFEDLAKPEVKKIGIGEAGSVPAAKTAQETLETLKLWDTLQPKFVIGKDLMQIMTYVETDNAEAAFVWDTIAILSDKVKIVAAAPANSHKPVVLPAAVVAASKNSDEASKFLEYLQSDEAMKIFEKNGFIRGE, encoded by the coding sequence ATGAGACTATCTAATCTAATTAGGAAAACTGATAAAACCCGGGCTGCCCTGGGGCGGATGGCTTTTTCCCTGGTATTGCTTGTTTTATTTATTTCCGGGTGTTCAAGTGCTGTCAATGAAACCCCAAAACCGGAAGTCAGTCAAGCTGACCAGGCTAAGCCTATTGAGCTTTTGGTATCCACTGCTCCCAGTTTGAAAGGTTCTCTTGAGGAAATAAAAAGCCTGTATTCGGCGAAAAATGCTCAGGTTAAATTGGTTTATAATTATGGGCCGTCAGGCTCCCTCCAAACCCAAATCGAGCAAGGGGCCGCTGCCGATATTTTTATTTCTCAAGGTAAACCGCAGATGGATGCTTTAGAGCAAAAGGGACTGATTAAGCAGGACTCCAGAGTGAATCTCCTAGGGGATGAACTTGTCCTGATCGTCAATAAAAACAACACTTCCATTAACAGCTTTGAAGATTTAGCCAAACCGGAGGTTAAGAAAATCGGAATCGGCGAAGCCGGGTCAGTTCCGGCAGCTAAAACTGCGCAAGAAACCCTGGAGACCCTTAAATTATGGGATACCTTACAACCTAAATTCGTTATTGGCAAGGATCTGATGCAAATAATGACCTATGTAGAGACAGACAATGCCGAAGCAGCGTTTGTTTGGGATACCATCGCGATCCTTTCCGATAAAGTGAAAATTGTGGCCGCGGCACCGGCAAACTCCCATAAACCGGTTGTATTGCCTGCAGCGGTGGTAGCTGCCTCGAAAAACAGTGATGAAGCTTCGAAGTTTTTGGAGTATTTACAGAGTGATGAGGCTATGAAAATCTTTGAAAAGAATGGATTCATAAGAGGAGAGTAA
- the modD gene encoding ModD protein, which produces MIYISDETIDRWIKEDVPYLDLTTLTLGIGGTKGTITFKAREFTVLSGVEEVLRIFNRLGIRQIRSLPSGSIVNKGDIFIEAEGLASNLHIAWKVSLNILEYCSGIATRTKRMVDKAKSVNPQVAVVATRKSFPGTKELSIKSIIAGGAFPHRLGLSETILIFKQHVNFLGDIHNLAQVMKEVKGNACEKKIIVEVERIEDARLLVETGVDGLQFDKIPAHDLKVIVEEIRSLNPNVTLLGAGGINEGNIQDYADTGIDAIVTTAMYFGKPSDLGVTIEPFKD; this is translated from the coding sequence ATGATTTACATTAGTGATGAAACCATTGACCGCTGGATCAAAGAGGATGTTCCTTATCTGGATCTAACAACACTAACTCTTGGTATCGGCGGAACTAAAGGAACGATTACATTTAAAGCCAGAGAATTTACGGTTTTATCCGGGGTAGAGGAAGTATTAAGGATCTTTAACAGGCTGGGGATTAGGCAGATTCGCTCCTTGCCATCGGGCTCTATCGTTAACAAGGGAGATATCTTTATCGAAGCCGAAGGGTTGGCCTCGAACCTGCATATAGCCTGGAAAGTCTCCCTGAATATACTTGAATACTGTTCAGGTATTGCCACAAGGACCAAACGGATGGTGGATAAGGCTAAATCAGTGAATCCACAGGTGGCTGTTGTCGCTACCAGAAAATCATTTCCCGGTACTAAAGAGCTCTCCATAAAGTCAATTATCGCTGGGGGCGCTTTTCCCCATCGCTTGGGCTTGTCTGAAACTATCTTAATTTTCAAGCAGCATGTCAATTTCCTGGGAGATATTCATAATCTGGCTCAGGTGATGAAAGAAGTTAAGGGAAATGCCTGTGAAAAGAAAATTATTGTTGAAGTAGAACGGATTGAAGATGCCCGCCTTTTAGTAGAAACCGGCGTTGATGGATTGCAATTTGACAAGATTCCTGCCCATGACTTAAAAGTCATCGTTGAAGAAATCCGAAGCCTTAACCCCAATGTTACACTTCTTGGGGCAGGCGGCATTAATGAAGGCAATATCCAAGACTATGCTGATACGGGCATTGATGCCATTGTCACCACGGCCATGTATTTTGGAAAACCGTCTGACCTTGGAGTGACTATAGAACCGTTTAAAGATTAG
- a CDS encoding nucleoside hydrolase, which yields MTEKIIFDCDNTMGVAGCDVDDGLALLYLLGKEHIDLCGVTTTYGNSDLNTVYQNTLTMLKEIGKPDIPLLKGCEDKHHYQSEATDFLVESVNSNPGRITILATGSLTNLYAAYRSDPSFLAKVKRIVVMGGTTEPLIINGRPLNELNFSCDSLATETVLKLGNNVSVITGNTCLDAFFPKEAFFARLSSENKPIARYLLKKTSYWFKYMMFLFNLDGFYNWDVVAAAYVANPTLFEDRIFSFNLRLAELEHGELTLEDPPNDSLHYSLNLPRIQIQHELIEDIYNTWLSLDLKFSSPKLYR from the coding sequence ATGACCGAAAAAATTATTTTCGACTGTGATAATACTATGGGAGTCGCCGGGTGCGATGTAGACGATGGTTTAGCACTCCTCTATCTCTTAGGCAAAGAACACATCGATCTCTGTGGTGTTACGACAACCTATGGCAACAGTGACCTCAATACAGTCTACCAGAACACCTTGACCATGCTGAAGGAAATCGGCAAACCGGATATTCCGCTGCTTAAAGGGTGTGAAGACAAGCATCATTACCAAAGCGAAGCCACGGATTTTTTGGTTGAGTCCGTGAACTCCAATCCGGGAAGAATCACCATTCTGGCCACAGGATCACTAACCAATCTCTATGCAGCTTACCGTTCGGACCCTAGCTTTTTGGCAAAGGTAAAACGCATTGTTGTCATGGGAGGAACCACTGAACCCCTGATCATTAATGGCCGCCCCCTTAATGAACTGAATTTTTCATGCGATTCGTTAGCCACTGAAACCGTCTTGAAGCTTGGAAACAATGTTTCTGTCATCACTGGAAATACTTGTTTGGACGCGTTTTTTCCTAAGGAAGCATTCTTTGCCCGGCTCTCATCCGAGAACAAGCCCATCGCCCGCTACCTTCTCAAAAAAACATCCTACTGGTTTAAGTACATGATGTTCTTATTTAATCTGGATGGTTTTTATAATTGGGATGTCGTTGCCGCAGCATACGTCGCTAACCCTACCTTATTTGAAGACCGAATTTTCTCGTTCAACCTGCGTTTGGCAGAGCTGGAGCATGGTGAACTAACCTTAGAAGATCCCCCGAATGATTCTCTTCATTATTCGCTGAATTTGCCTCGAATCCAAATTCAGCATGAACTAATTGAGGACATCTATAATACATGGCTGAGTCTCGATCTAAAATTCTCCTCCCCGAAACTCTATAGGTAA
- a CDS encoding PadR family transcriptional regulator, with translation MIEDMIENADCPCHGTNLEKLIHPAILTLLMAEELHGYSIVKKLPENCMLQGRKPDPSGVYRCLKSMEQQGYVTSVWNISNPGQAKRLYRITDDGIRCLQTWINTLEDYYRSLGLFLSFAKNAVLNNTADNNKEDHPH, from the coding sequence ATGATAGAAGATATGATTGAAAATGCTGATTGTCCATGCCATGGAACCAATCTTGAAAAGTTGATTCATCCGGCTATTCTTACGCTTTTAATGGCTGAAGAACTGCATGGGTACAGCATAGTGAAAAAACTGCCCGAAAACTGTATGCTGCAAGGCAGGAAACCTGATCCTTCCGGTGTTTACCGCTGCTTAAAGTCCATGGAACAGCAGGGGTATGTCACTTCTGTGTGGAATATATCGAATCCGGGACAAGCTAAAAGACTCTATAGAATAACGGATGATGGAATTAGATGCCTTCAAACTTGGATAAACACTCTAGAGGACTATTATCGCTCTTTGGGATTATTTCTGTCTTTTGCCAAAAATGCAGTGTTAAATAATACAGCAGACAATAATAAAGAAGATCATCCTCATTAA
- a CDS encoding ABC transporter substrate-binding protein produces the protein MKKVLSIVMLLLLIFSGIGCSQTPVPAPSSPEIQSFESVLIKAKGTTVNFYGWGGDERINRWIDTQLAPHVKENYEITLKRVPMDIDQILNKLLGEKQADKSKGSIDMVWINGENFYTAMKNQLIYGPFTQELPNYQKYIDPDSKEVQYDFGYEIKGYEAPYGKAQFVLINDSAITSETPKDTQELLGFAKQYKGKVTYPAPPDFTGSAFVRNIIYDIVGYENVVGIGNDKEKLKAAIQPAMDYLKELSPYLWQEGKTYPSSIAQVDNMFADGELVMTMSYNPNSVAGMIETGQFKETARSFIFDKGMIGNTHYLAIPANASNLEGALVVINAILSPEIQASKYDPKNWGDLPVLDNAKLNSQEKELFSKIPLGKGVIPQDRLLSKRLPELPADLIPVIEEVWQSQIPGNK, from the coding sequence ATGAAAAAAGTCTTATCCATTGTAATGCTTTTGCTGCTTATTTTTAGTGGAATTGGGTGTTCACAGACACCGGTTCCGGCACCGTCCAGTCCCGAAATTCAAAGCTTTGAAAGTGTTTTAATCAAGGCCAAAGGTACGACGGTCAATTTCTACGGCTGGGGCGGAGATGAGCGAATTAACCGATGGATTGATACCCAGCTTGCGCCACACGTCAAAGAGAACTATGAGATAACCTTAAAAAGAGTCCCCATGGATATCGACCAGATCCTGAACAAGTTGCTCGGGGAAAAACAGGCGGATAAGAGCAAGGGCTCCATTGATATGGTCTGGATTAATGGAGAGAATTTCTATACCGCCATGAAAAACCAGCTGATCTATGGTCCGTTTACCCAGGAACTGCCAAACTACCAAAAATACATTGACCCTGATTCGAAAGAGGTTCAATATGATTTTGGCTATGAAATCAAAGGGTATGAAGCTCCTTATGGAAAAGCCCAATTCGTGCTGATCAATGATTCTGCCATAACCTCGGAAACCCCTAAGGATACTCAAGAGCTCCTTGGGTTTGCTAAGCAATACAAAGGAAAGGTTACCTATCCGGCCCCGCCCGATTTTACCGGAAGTGCCTTTGTCCGCAACATCATCTATGATATCGTCGGCTATGAAAACGTTGTCGGTATCGGGAACGATAAGGAAAAACTCAAAGCCGCGATTCAGCCAGCGATGGATTATCTTAAAGAATTAAGCCCTTACCTCTGGCAAGAAGGAAAAACCTATCCGTCTTCTATTGCTCAGGTGGACAACATGTTTGCGGACGGAGAACTGGTGATGACCATGTCCTACAATCCAAATTCAGTGGCCGGTATGATTGAGACCGGACAATTCAAGGAGACTGCCCGTTCCTTCATTTTTGATAAAGGGATGATTGGAAATACGCATTACCTGGCGATTCCCGCCAATGCTTCCAACCTTGAGGGGGCTCTGGTCGTGATTAATGCAATTTTAAGCCCTGAGATCCAGGCCTCAAAATATGATCCGAAAAATTGGGGAGATTTGCCGGTGCTTGATAATGCCAAGCTGAATTCTCAGGAAAAGGAACTTTTCAGCAAGATTCCTTTGGGCAAAGGAGTCATCCCGCAGGATCGGCTTCTATCCAAACGGCTTCCGGAGCTGCCGGCTGATTTGATTCCAGTCATCGAGGAAGTCTGGCAGTCCCAGATTCCCGGAAATAAATAG
- a CDS encoding ABC transporter permease, whose product MHYSRLKPYLMVLPVVVFMGVFIYALLNTLVQSFGILPAAGLNEWTLSYYQALLLRGDLLPSLWLSLYYSSVSSLLAVFMGVLISALAVSSGFTRMKIFQIFKVPIIVPHLAAALLILNLFSQSGIISRVLYQLNWVQSPQQFPALLFDPYALGIILAYLWKEVPFVIMMVVTIMAKIDGSIGEAAVNLGASKFKTFHSITLPLCLPTIYTSFLLVFAYSFGAFEIPFLLGMTSPKALPVLAYLEYTHPDLAHRPYAMALNGVMVVLSVMLTYVYYRIIKGDRQVKAGGDY is encoded by the coding sequence ATGCATTATTCGAGATTAAAGCCGTATCTGATGGTTCTCCCGGTCGTCGTATTTATGGGAGTCTTCATCTATGCTCTCTTGAACACCTTAGTCCAGAGTTTTGGCATTCTGCCTGCAGCCGGGTTAAATGAATGGACCTTATCCTATTATCAAGCCCTGCTTTTAAGGGGGGATTTGCTTCCCTCTTTATGGCTGAGTCTCTATTATTCCTCAGTCTCATCATTACTTGCCGTGTTCATGGGGGTTTTGATCAGTGCGCTGGCCGTCAGCAGCGGGTTCACCCGGATGAAAATCTTTCAGATCTTTAAAGTCCCGATCATTGTGCCCCATCTTGCGGCGGCGCTCCTGATTCTTAATCTCTTTTCCCAGAGCGGTATCATTTCGCGTGTCCTTTATCAGCTTAACTGGGTCCAAAGCCCCCAGCAATTCCCCGCCTTGCTCTTTGATCCCTATGCCTTGGGGATTATACTTGCCTACTTATGGAAGGAAGTCCCCTTTGTGATCATGATGGTAGTGACCATCATGGCAAAGATCGATGGTTCAATCGGGGAAGCGGCTGTCAATCTAGGGGCTTCCAAATTCAAAACCTTTCACAGCATTACTCTGCCCCTCTGCCTTCCTACCATCTACACATCCTTTCTGCTGGTTTTCGCGTACTCCTTCGGGGCCTTTGAGATTCCGTTTCTCTTGGGAATGACGTCACCGAAAGCCCTGCCCGTTTTAGCCTATCTCGAATATACCCATCCGGATCTGGCTCATCGTCCCTATGCGATGGCTTTGAACGGGGTTATGGTTGTTCTGTCGGTCATGCTGACCTATGTCTATTACCGGATTATCAAAGGAGACCGGCAGGTAAAGGCAGGTGGAGACTATTAA